A region of uncultured Anaeromusa sp. DNA encodes the following proteins:
- a CDS encoding DUF898 family protein — protein sequence MQSSFEFRGSGLGYFWLLLWTGFLSVITLGLYFPWAYSAQQRWITANTYVNGRRLVFNGTGVGFFGQWLLIMILTFVTLGLYAPWGYCQFKRWETSNTEFE from the coding sequence ATGCAAAGTTCATTTGAATTTCGCGGCTCTGGATTAGGCTATTTCTGGCTCCTTTTATGGACAGGCTTTCTATCAGTCATCACACTTGGTCTATACTTCCCTTGGGCCTATTCCGCCCAACAGCGCTGGATCACTGCCAACACCTACGTTAATGGCCGTCGCCTCGTTTTCAATGGCACTGGCGTTGGTTTTTTCGGGCAGTGGCTGCTTATTATGATTCTCACCTTTGTCACACTGGGATTATACGCGCCGTGGGGATATTGCCAGTTTAAGCGTTGGGAAACAAGCAATACGGAATTTGAGTGA
- a CDS encoding Ada metal-binding domain-containing protein: MSFILLLGMLSSSVALGSDYIGNSNSGKFHYASCRWVQKMNESHKVSFESRDEALDAGYVPCKVCRP, translated from the coding sequence ATGTCATTCATTCTGCTACTAGGGATGCTATCCAGTTCCGTCGCCCTTGGATCCGACTACATAGGCAACAGCAACAGTGGGAAGTTCCACTATGCCAGCTGCCGTTGGGTTCAGAAAATGAACGAGAGCCACAAAGTTTCTTTCGAAAGTCGGGACGAGGCGCTCGACGCAGGGTATGTGCCGTGCAAAGTTTGCAGGCCGTAA